One Novipirellula galeiformis genomic window, TCCATTAACGCCAACGGCGTTAAAACACTCAGCCCAGGGTCGCGATCGCCCGTGTCGTTCCCGTTGCACCGCTAGTACCATCACGCGAAACTCGCGGAGACTTCAGCGGAGGGCCGACTGAAGTCCCCATACGGGTGCCATTGTCATAACCTTCAACCATAAAACGACTTAAAAGCGAGTCGCCCGGCTGCGGAAGGGGCGATGCGAAGCGACACCGGAGCTCGAAAACGAATTGGCGAAGCGATCGGCCCACTCCTTCTTCCTTCAAAACCTTTTCGTTCGCCTTCCCAAGATTAAAAAACACTGCCAGAATAAAAGGTTTACGCTCAAAGCTCTAACGCACCTCTCCCCCCCTCCTATCTCCTCTTTGGCTGGCAAACACTGTGGAACGGCGTCTACTCACTTTTATCATTTACTCCACAGCATTCTTAGCCATTTATGTGTCGTTACGACACTGGGTGATGCCTCCTCCCAAGCCGATTGCCAAGGATGAGCAGCAAATCGCCGCACCGCTGGAGGACGAGCCCAAGGACATTGCCGACGCCGATCTCCGCGACCCCCAATCCGAAAGCGACGCCTTAGCAAGCGATCCCGTCAAGGAAACGACCGAAGCCACCGAGCCGGGTGCGCCGCGTCGCCCTTCGAAGCCCCAGTGGGTGACGCTTGGGTCGATGGACCCCAACTCCGGTTATGTCATGCTGGTCACATTGAACAGCCTTGGCGGAGCGATCGAGCGGATCGAATTGGTCGAGCGTGAGCCAGGAAAAGGCAACCTGAAGTACCGCCGAGTCGATGTGCGCAGCGGATACATGGGCTACTTTGCGGCCACCCCGGCGGATGCTGCCGATGGAGTGGTTGTCAATGTCGTTGGCCCCGGAACCCCGGCACAAATGGCGGGCATCGAAGTCGGCGACATCATCACCGAGATCAACGGCAAATCGATCGTCCGACGCGATGACATCGATAGCGCACTGACGAAAACCAAACCGGGCGAATCGGTCAAGGTTGCCGTGCTGCGTAGCACAGCGTCAACCGCCGATACCGACGCGGACGATCCCGCGGCTCCATCGGACACGAGCTCGCTCACGTCCACTTCGCTCACCGTGAAGCTAAGTGAACACCCGCTCGATTTGATTCGACTCGCTCGCGACGGCGGCGCCGATCAAGTCAAAGGCAACGATTCCGAATTGTCCTGCTTGATGACATTGGCTCAGGTTAACCGCAAAGGGATCATTGTTGGCGACGAAGCGATCCAAGGCATTTCAGACCCAGCCAATTTGGTTTGGTCCATTGACTCGCCCTCCGCAACGACCGATGACGACGCGTTGCCAGCGATCGACGCCCTCACGTTCCGCCTCGCATTGACGGCAAATGAGCTGGAAAAAGCGAAGGGGGAAGCACTGCAATTGGTACGCACCTATCGATTGCCCAAAGAGAGCTATGTCATCGACATGGGAATCGAAGTGGAGAATCAAGGGGACCAGCCCCATGACTTGGCCTATCGTCTTGCCGGGCCCAACGGGCTCACGCTCGAAGGTTGGTGGTACAGCACCAAGATCAGCCCCAATTTTAGCGGCGCCGCAGCGCGCGACATTGTTTACACCAATGCAGCGAATCGCCACGAATTAGTCAGCGGTTACGACTTGCTGAAGCTGGCGAAGAAGCAACCCGAGGACCCGGATCAATCGCTCTTTTCGCCCGACTTGGACGAGAAGACTCAGGCGTTGAAGTACGTGGCGGTGGACGCGCAATACTTTGTCGCAGCCTACCTTCCCGAAGCTGGCCAGACCGCCTTTACCGACCTCCAACGCGTGTCGGCGGGCATCGTTGCTGACGCCGATAGAATCGAACGCCACAAGGAACGTGCGGTAAACACCTCCTTCTACTTGACCAGCAACGTTCGCACGGTCAAACCCGGAGAGTCGCTGAAACATAACCTTCGATTTTTTGCCGGGCCGAAAGAGCCTGACTTGGTAGAAAAGTATGGCTTAGGCGATACGATCTACTACGGCTGGTTTGCTCCCTTCGCGGTCCTGTTAGCGAGCCTGTTGCATGTCATCGGCGGCAGCATCGGAAACTATGCGATCGCCATCATCTTGTTGACCGTGCTGGTCCGCGGATTGATGTTTCCGCTCAGTCGCAAAGCGGCCATCAACGCTCAACGGATGCAAGAACTTGCTCCTGAGCTGAAGAAGATTGCCGAAAAATACAAAGACGACATGGAAGGCCGTTTGAAGGCGCAACGGGAATTGCAAACGCGCGTTGGTTTCAATCCGATGGCGGGTTGTTTACCGATGTTTCTGCAATTGCCCATCTTCATCGGGTTGTACCGTGCCTTGTCGGTCGACATCGA contains:
- the yidC gene encoding membrane protein insertase YidC; this encodes MPPPKPIAKDEQQIAAPLEDEPKDIADADLRDPQSESDALASDPVKETTEATEPGAPRRPSKPQWVTLGSMDPNSGYVMLVTLNSLGGAIERIELVEREPGKGNLKYRRVDVRSGYMGYFAATPADAADGVVVNVVGPGTPAQMAGIEVGDIITEINGKSIVRRDDIDSALTKTKPGESVKVAVLRSTASTADTDADDPAAPSDTSSLTSTSLTVKLSEHPLDLIRLARDGGADQVKGNDSELSCLMTLAQVNRKGIIVGDEAIQGISDPANLVWSIDSPSATTDDDALPAIDALTFRLALTANELEKAKGEALQLVRTYRLPKESYVIDMGIEVENQGDQPHDLAYRLAGPNGLTLEGWWYSTKISPNFSGAAARDIVYTNAANRHELVSGYDLLKLAKKQPEDPDQSLFSPDLDEKTQALKYVAVDAQYFVAAYLPEAGQTAFTDLQRVSAGIVADADRIERHKERAVNTSFYLTSNVRTVKPGESLKHNLRFFAGPKEPDLVEKYGLGDTIYYGWFAPFAVLLASLLHVIGGSIGNYAIAIILLTVLVRGLMFPLSRKAAINAQRMQELAPELKKIAEKYKDDMEGRLKAQRELQTRVGFNPMAGCLPMFLQLPIFIGLYRALSVDIELRQKAVSSATSWASNLAGPDMAAYWGDWMWDYLAGRGTGWLGPYFNILPVFVVGLFLLQQKLFMPPATDEQTAMTQKMMNIMTLMMGLFFFRVPAGLCIYFITSSLWGICERVLVKKTLPAKQHFDLGVVEGTAVPTVKKDKPLTIADRIRNQVNKPEEPVERPNKRRRPDLKKKR